A window of the Gossypium hirsutum isolate 1008001.06 chromosome A03, Gossypium_hirsutum_v2.1, whole genome shotgun sequence genome harbors these coding sequences:
- the LOC107886235 gene encoding uncharacterized protein: MDTCGSVQELETPDKGICSNSTGLCLLSPVLEINEDCPLDDKIDSEEEEAFFDSQAWLRSDCEDEVSNNPGEEPPPALEEKKELVELLEDPFWSDLLIQHPTKVISIYRDNIQLVRFFQDCSWTSEQGFKNHSIVKPSILVKIPKEFNGLSNSRNNSLHGKERVQKNKSNSKEKSFCCIPVV; this comes from the exons ATGGATACCTGTGGTTCAGTCCAGGAACTTGAGACACCAGATAAAGGGATTTGTTCTAACAGTACAGGACTCTGCCTGCTGTCACCTGTCTTGGAGATCAATGAAGATTGTCCACTCGACGATAAGATCG ATAGTGAAGAAGAGGAGGCCTTCTTTGATAGCCAAGCGTGGCTAAGATCAGATTGTGAGGATGAGGTTTCTAATAATCCTGGGGAAGAACCTCCTCCAGCATTAGAGGAGAAAAAGGAACTAGTGGAGCTATTGGAGGACCCTTTTTGGAGTGATCTACTAATTCAACATCCTACGAAAGTCATATCAATTTACAGGGATAACATACAGTTGGTTCGGTTTTTTCAGGATTGCTCTTGGACGAGTGAGCAAGGTTTCAAGAATCATAGCATCGTTAAGCCATCTATCCTCGTGAAAATTCCCAAGGAATTCAATGGTTTGAGTAATTCCAGGAACAACTCATTGCATGGCAAGGAGAGAGTTCAAAAGAACAAGTCAAACTCTAAGGAGAAAAGTTTCTGTTGCATCCCGGTGGTTTAG
- the LOC107888027 gene encoding calcium-binding protein CML38, with protein MMRSEEYDRVVRYFDKDGDGKISASELSHRLGQMGGKLLLNIAEVAVEALDSNGDGLLDLEDLIKLMEEDDEEEKLKDLRQAFGMYDEDGCGFITPKGLKKMLKKLGESKSIDECMVMIKHFDINGDGVLSFEEFRVMMK; from the coding sequence ATGATGAGAAGTGAAGAATATGATCGAGTTGTCAGATATTTCGACAAAGATGGAGATGGGAAAATCTCAGCTTCTGAGTTAAGCCATAGATTAGGCCAAATGGGTGGGAAGTTGTTGTTAAATATAGCCGAAGTTGCAGTGGAAGCATTGGATTCCAACGGTGATGGGTTATTGGATTTGGAAGATCTTATTAAGTTaatggaagaagatgatgaagaagagAAGTTGAAAGATTTGAGACAAGCTTTTGGGATGTATGATGAAGATGGATGTGGGTTCATTACACCTAAAGGACTCAAGAAAATGTTGAAAAAACTTGGGGAATCAAAGTCCATTGATGAATGTATGGTTATGATCAAACATTTTGACATAAATGGTGATGGTGTTTTAAGCTTCGAGGAATTCAGAGTTATGATGAAATGA